The Vallitalea longa genomic sequence ATAGAAAGTTGTAAAGATATACTTCTAGGTATACATCCACAAATGTACTCATCTTATTCAATTAAAAAAGAAGAACACAATGATAAACCGATTATAATAAATGTAAAATGTAGTTCAAAAGCTAATTATAATATATTCAATACTTCAACCGAAGAGGAAGATGTTTATGCTTTTAGTATAAAAAGGGTAATATGATAATATTTGTTCTACACAAATCATTATTTGCATAAAGAAAATGAATCTAATAATTATAAGGGAGTGAATTATTCATGCAGAAAAGGAAGAATAAATCACAATCTGTTTTAAAAAAATATTTCAAAAAATATAAATTTCATTTTTTAATGGGTTTTTTTGCATTACTAGTAGTTGATATCTTTCAGTTACAGATACCAGTAATAACCGGTAACATTACTGATGGATTACAAAGTGGTTATTACGAATTCAGTAATCTGCTGAATCAGGTTCTTAACCTATTATTGATAGGTGTTATCATATCAGGTTTTAGATTCGTTTGGAGATATTTTATCTTCGGTACATCTAGAAAAATAGAATATGGTCTTAGAAATGATTTTTTCGGACATCTAGAGAAATTATCATTAAGATTCTTCAATGAACATAAAACAGGTGATCTGATGGCCCATGCCACTAATGATCTCAATGCCATAAGAATGATGGTAGGACCAGGTGTTCTGATGTCTTTGGATGCTATTACATTATTGGTTTTGGTCATATATCAGATGATAACTAAAATAAGTCTTAATTTGACTTTGGTCGCTATAATACCTTTACCGCTTATAGCTATAGGTGGCTTTTTTTTTGGTAAAGCCATAAGATCACGATTCAAAAATAAGCAGGAAGCTTTTGCCCATATGTCAGAAATGGTTCAAGAAAATATTTCAGGAGTGCAAGTAGTAAAAGCTTTTGTACAAGAATCAAAGGAAATAAAAGCATTTAATAAGATTAATAAGGATAATTATAATAAAAATATGCGTGTTATTAAGTTGCATGCAATCATGAATCCACTTGCTACGTTAGTAACAGGATTAAGTATAGCCATAGTACTTGGTTACGGAGGGTATATGACTATGCTTGGTAACATATCTCTTGGTGATTTCGTTGCATTTACACAATATCTTCTTATGTTAGTATGGCCAATGATTGCATTTGGTTGGTGTATTAACATAATGTCTCAAGGATTAGCTTCATTATCAAGATTTCAAAAAATACTAGATGAAAAACCAGAAATACTAGATGAAGGAACAGTCAAAGAAATTGAATCTATCAAAGGTGATATCGCAATAAAAAATCTAACTTTCAATTATCCCGGTTCTGATATCAAGGATCTCGATAATATATCCATCACTGTCAACAAAGGTGAAACCCTTGGAATAGTTGGGAGAACGGGAAGTGGTAAGACTACATTGGTGAATATGCTATTAAGAATGTATAATCCTCCAAGAGGAACTATTTTTATAGATAATCAAGACATAATGAATATTCCACTAAAAGTCCTCAGACATTCTATAGGATACGTACCTCAAGATAATTTCTTGTTTTCAGATACTATATCTAGAAATATCGCTTTTGGTGTAATAGAAACAAGTGATGAATATATAGAATGTGCAGCAAGAAATGCTAATGTGCATGACAACATTATTGAATTTTCCCATAAATATGAGACTATTGTTGGTGAAAGAGGAGTTACTTTATCAGGAGGACAAAAACAGCGTATATCCATAGCAAGGGCATTAATAAAAGATCCTGCAATAATGATTTTAGATGATTCAGTATCAGCTGTAGATACTAATACTGAAGAACAGATACTTAGACATATAAAAGATGAGCGAAA encodes the following:
- a CDS encoding ABC transporter ATP-binding protein, with the translated sequence MQKRKNKSQSVLKKYFKKYKFHFLMGFFALLVVDIFQLQIPVITGNITDGLQSGYYEFSNLLNQVLNLLLIGVIISGFRFVWRYFIFGTSRKIEYGLRNDFFGHLEKLSLRFFNEHKTGDLMAHATNDLNAIRMMVGPGVLMSLDAITLLVLVIYQMITKISLNLTLVAIIPLPLIAIGGFFFGKAIRSRFKNKQEAFAHMSEMVQENISGVQVVKAFVQESKEIKAFNKINKDNYNKNMRVIKLHAIMNPLATLVTGLSIAIVLGYGGYMTMLGNISLGDFVAFTQYLLMLVWPMIAFGWCINIMSQGLASLSRFQKILDEKPEILDEGTVKEIESIKGDIAIKNLTFNYPGSDIKDLDNISITVNKGETLGIVGRTGSGKTTLVNMLLRMYNPPRGTIFIDNQDIMNIPLKVLRHSIGYVPQDNFLFSDTISRNIAFGVIETSDEYIECAARNANVHDNIIEFSHKYETIVGERGVTLSGGQKQRISIARALIKDPAIMILDDSVSAVDTNTEEQILRHIKDERKDKTTIIIAHRISTIQNSDKIIVIDEGKIIESGNHESLLEQKGLYYNMVQKQQLEKELDKE